A DNA window from Staphylococcus warneri contains the following coding sequences:
- the mecA gene encoding adaptor protein MecA, with protein MRIERVDDTTVKLFITYSDIEARGFSREDLWTNRKRGEEFFWSMMDEINEEEDFVVEGPLWIQVHAFEKGVEVTISKSKNEDAMNMAEDGNFDQFDDQVNELLAQTLESEDNIENIFEQRNQQKKAQQEQSQRQRKQANIRTVIVKFEDLEQVINYAYHNNQSADEFEDLLYMIDSQYYYAIHFDDTVDQETINDSYSQLLEFAYPTDKTEVYLNDYGKIIMSHNVTSQVRRYFTDATE; from the coding sequence ATGAGAATAGAACGCGTTGATGATACAACAGTTAAATTGTTTATAACATATAGCGACATAGAAGCTCGTGGTTTTAGTCGTGAAGATTTATGGACTAACCGCAAACGCGGTGAAGAATTCTTCTGGTCAATGATGGATGAAATTAATGAAGAAGAAGATTTTGTCGTTGAAGGACCACTATGGATTCAAGTACATGCCTTTGAAAAGGGCGTGGAAGTGACTATTTCTAAGTCTAAAAATGAAGATGCCATGAATATGGCTGAAGATGGTAATTTTGATCAATTTGATGACCAAGTAAATGAACTTCTAGCTCAAACGCTTGAAAGCGAAGATAATATCGAAAATATATTTGAACAACGTAATCAACAAAAGAAAGCGCAACAAGAACAATCTCAAAGACAACGCAAACAAGCCAATATTCGTACAGTGATTGTAAAATTTGAGGATTTAGAACAAGTCATTAATTATGCATATCACAATAATCAAAGTGCTGATGAGTTTGAAGATTTACTTTATATGATTGACTCACAATATTACTATGCTATTCATTTTGATGACACGGTCGATCAAGAGACAATTAATGATAGTTATAGTCAATTATTAGAATTTGCATACCCAACTGATAAAACAGAAGTATATTTAAATGATTATGGTAAGATTATAATGAGCCATAACGTTACTTCACAAGTGCGTCGTTACTTTACTGACGCAACTGAATAA
- the trpS gene encoding tryptophan--tRNA ligase, with translation METLFSGIQPSGIPTIGNYIGALKQFEEIQNDYDCFFCIVDQHAITVPQDRLKLRKQIRQLAAIYLASGIDPDKSTLFIQSEVPAHVQAGWMLTTIASIGELERMTQFKDKAQKRTDGVPAGLLTYPPLMAADIVIYNTNIVPVGEDQKQHMELTRNLVDRFNSRYNDVLIKPEIRMPKVGGRVMSLQDPTKKMSKSDDNQKNFISLLDEPNVAAKKIKSAVTDSDGIIKFDRDNKPGVSNLLSIYSGLTNEPIKDIEAKYEGEGYGKFKGDLAEIVKSFLVDFQEKYDAFYNSDELDDILDKGREKAHQASFKTLKKMEKAMGLGRKR, from the coding sequence ATGGAAACATTATTTTCAGGCATTCAACCAAGCGGTATACCAACAATTGGTAACTATATAGGTGCATTAAAACAATTTGAAGAAATACAAAATGATTATGATTGTTTCTTCTGTATTGTTGATCAACATGCAATCACTGTACCTCAAGACCGTTTGAAATTACGCAAACAAATTAGACAACTCGCAGCAATATATCTAGCTTCAGGTATTGATCCTGACAAATCTACCCTATTCATTCAGTCTGAAGTCCCTGCACATGTTCAAGCAGGATGGATGCTCACTACAATAGCTTCAATTGGTGAATTAGAACGTATGACACAATTTAAAGATAAAGCTCAAAAACGAACTGATGGCGTCCCAGCTGGATTACTTACTTATCCACCATTAATGGCAGCTGATATAGTTATTTATAATACTAATATTGTTCCTGTTGGTGAAGATCAAAAACAACATATGGAATTGACACGTAATTTGGTAGATAGATTTAATAGTCGTTATAATGACGTATTAATTAAACCAGAAATCCGTATGCCAAAAGTAGGTGGTCGTGTGATGAGTTTACAAGACCCTACTAAAAAGATGAGTAAAAGTGATGATAATCAAAAGAACTTCATTTCATTATTAGACGAACCAAATGTAGCAGCTAAAAAAATTAAAAGTGCTGTTACTGATTCAGATGGTATTATTAAGTTTGACCGTGATAATAAACCAGGGGTTTCTAATTTACTTTCAATCTATTCTGGTTTAACTAACGAACCTATTAAAGATATCGAAGCGAAATATGAGGGAGAAGGTTACGGAAAATTCAAAGGTGATTTAGCTGAAATAGTTAAATCATTCCTAGTTGACTTCCAAGAAAAATACGACGCATTTTATAACTCTGATGAACTAGATGATATTTTAGATAAAGGTAGAGAAAAGGCACATCAAGCCTCATTTAAAACATTGAAAAAAATGGAAAAAGCTATGGGTCTTGGCCGTAAAAGATAA
- the spxA gene encoding transcriptional regulator SpxA, whose protein sequence is MVTLFTSPSCTSCRKAKAWLQEHDIPYTERNIFSEHLTIDEIKLILKMTEDGTDEIISTRSKTYQKLNVDIDSLPLQDLYSIIQDNPGLLRRPIILDDKRLQVGYNEDEIRRFLPRKVRTFQLQEAQRLVD, encoded by the coding sequence ATGGTAACATTATTTACTTCACCAAGTTGCACATCTTGCCGTAAAGCGAAAGCATGGTTACAAGAACATGACATTCCATATACGGAGCGTAACATTTTTTCTGAACATTTAACAATCGATGAAATTAAATTAATATTAAAAATGACTGAAGACGGAACTGATGAAATTATTTCTACTCGTTCTAAAACATACCAAAAATTGAATGTTGATATTGATTCTTTACCATTACAAGATTTATATTCAATTATTCAAGATAATCCAGGTTTATTACGTCGCCCAATCATTTTAGACGATAAACGTTTACAAGTAGGTTATAACGAGGATGAAATCAGACGTTTCTTACCAAGAAAAGTCCGTACGTTCCAATTACAAGAAGCTCAACGTTTGGTTGACTAA